CGATCTTTCACAATCAGTATAACGCACCTCGCAAAATTTCGCAACTTGCCTGCCCCATTGATGGCCGGTTCACTTGCAGTTCTACGAGGCCGACGCGAGTATACCATAGCTACGCGGGATGGGCAACTGATGTTATGGCAGGGTGCAGTGGTGGAGTTCTCCCCTTCCTGTGTGTTGCGGTCTTTCACTCGTTTGGCCGGGCGGGCTGGTGTGTCGGTGGTTGTAAAATCCTTCACCTCAAGGTATTGAGGTTTCCGTGTGGCTGTTCTCAGGCTTGATCACGTTCTCAACAGTGTGGGTAAGACGACAAGGGCGTTGTATCAAATCTTGCGTGATTGTGCATTACTGCCTGCCATCGGCTATGCGGTGATCGGTGATTGTCCTTATCCCTTGGATAGTCAGGTGAACGGTACAGGTACCGTCCGTAGGGGCGGGTTATCAACCCGCCCCTACCGAACCCGCCCCTATGCACCACCGGCACCAGCACGCTGAGGGGCAGGCTGCCGGCCTGCGTTCAGCCATCCCCATTATCAGAGTCACGTACCGGCACGGGAGTCCGCTGCAATTCGCGTCGGATCATGAGTACGGCTGGCGCGGCAGCATGGCTGCCGCACTCCAAACTGCGCGACACGCGCATAACGAGCGGGTACGGCAATCCATCCAGCACGTGCCGGCACGGCTGGAGCGGTGCCCTGTCACCTGGTCAGTCGACCAAAACAGCATACATGGCGATCATACCGCTGATACACCCATGGTTGACACCAGTTGTGGGTAATGCATAGCGTATCGCGGGAGAGGGGAGGACTGAGGTTTGATTCAGGTCTTCCTGATGACGTAGACGCTATGTTAGTTTGTATTTTCTGTCCACCCTTAAACGCGACAATCCATGGGGATCAGCGATACGATCCGACCGAACGTAGCGATGCCGTCAGCGGTGGCGCCATATGCACCTGGCGGTGGTCATCACGCGGGATATGGCGCACGAGGGGGTAGGGGCGGGTTCTAAACCCGCCCCTACCAAACCCGCCTCTACCAAACCCGCCCCTACTAAACCCGCCCCTACGGCAAACTGATGTCCGGTCAGCGCACATTGTGCGTGAGGCGTGTACATCACTGCCTGACAGCGAATATGCTGTGATCGGTGATTATCTGTTGCTGTAGTGACAGTCGGTGGGGATTACCGCCACGACTCGGATGGCCGCAAGGTGAGCGGATGAATGTGACGATGCCCTCAGCGGTGGCGTCATTCACACCTGGCGGTGTCCATCACGCGGGATGTGGCGCACGAGGGGGTAGGGGCGGGTTCCAAACCCGCCCCTACCAAACCCGCCTCTACCAAACCCGCCCTACCAAACCCGCCCCTACGGCAAACTGATGTCCGGTCAGCGCACATTGTGCGTGAGGCGTGTACATCACTGCCTGACAGCAAATATGCTGTGATCGGTGATTATCTGTCCCCATGGTGACAGTCTGTGGGGATTACCGCCACGACTCGGAATGGCCGCAGGGTGAGCGGATGAATGTGGCGATGCCGTCAGCGGTGGCGTCATTCACACCTGGCGGTGGTCATCACGCGGGATATGGCGAACAAGGAAGTAGGGGCGGGTTCTAAACCCGCCCCTACCGAACCCGCCCCTACGGCAAACCGATGTCTGGTCAGCGCACATTGTGCGCGAATCCTGTATACACTGCCTGACCACGAATATGCCGTGATCGGTGATTATCTGTTGCTGTAGTGACAGTCGGTGGGGATTACCGCCACGACTCGGATGGCCGCAGAGTGAGCGGATGAATGTGGCGATGCCGTCAATAGTGATGCCATCTACACCTGGCGGTGGTCATCACGCCGATAGAGCGTGCTGTGTCAGGTTGTGGGGGGGGTGACTCGAGTGATGCAGGTGATGACAGATATGCGGATTACCCTGACACCCTGCACAAAGCAGGGGTCAGGGAAGGAACGTGTTTTAGCGGGCGAGTACGTCGCGCAATTCCCGGATGGCACGTTTGGCGTTGACCCACACGGCACCGATTTTCGAGCTGGCGACACGCTTGTTGAAAACCAACACGAGCAGAAATCGCTGAGCTACGTCGAAGCAGTAGAGATCGATATTTACCCCTTCGTGGATGTAGACGCTTGTTGCATCTTCTTCACGGAGCTGGCGGGCCACTTCACCGGTGGTTGAAAAGCCGGTTGAGAGGAGTGGTAAGACGATCATCAACGGCAGGTTGCCCTTGTCGCCGGTTTCGACCAGGATCATGCCTGCACGATCAGTTAACATAATACTTTGAGTGCCCAGGTCTTGCCCCAACTGGCTCATAACACTGCGGATAGCTGCGATATTCTGCTCGGTAACGATCAGGTTATGACCATCGCTGCGCCAGGTTGATGGCGGTGCAGGTGGTGGGGTTGAGGTTGATCCTGGAGCAGATGAAGGGGCCGGCGATTGTGTGCGGCGTTCAGCAGCTGCACGTGAGCGAGCTGCCAACCCACCACGTGTCGATGCCGTTTCACGGGCCGCACGTTCGGCGGCTTCTCGTTCAGCAGCTTCGCGCTCGGCAGCTTCACGAGCAGCTCTTTCAGCGGCTTCTCGTTCAGCTCGGGAAGGTAAGACGACTCGTGCCGGTGTAAATTGCCGCCGTGGTGATGAATCGGTAGGTGTTTCACCTGATGTTGAACGTACTGGTTCACTCTTTGCAGGTGGTGTCGGTGTGCTCTCTACCGGTTTGGCTACTTCGCGTACCGCTTCGGTAGGTGCCGGGGCAGGTGCTGGAGTTGCCGGCAGCGGCTCAGTTCGTGGTGTGTTAAGGGCTGTATGGATTGCGTGACGTACCATGTCCAGACTCAACTCACCGGTGAGTACACTGCTAACGCCAGCCGTTTGCGCACGTTCGCGGTCGGTGCTGCTCAGGTTGTTTCCCCAAAGAAGGACACGGGTGTTCGGGTCAAAATTTGGCACAATTTCAGCCAAATCAAGACCGCTCATCTCGTCAAGATCAATCTCGCTCAGTACCAGATCAGGTGGTTCGGTACTGATCGACCACAAGGCATCGTTTGCCGATGTAAACATTTGTACTTCAGCGTCGCCGGCCAGCGCCTCTGGTAGGCTACGGAGCGTTGGGTTAGCGCGGGCGACTACGACGATACGATACGTCATTGAATTCTCTCACACTATCGCTCAAAGTAGAAACCATCTACTACTGTTCACTAGTATACTCGAAATAGCTACAACTTGAAGCAAATTTTAGAGGCAAGATTACCACTGTTTACGCGATCACCTCGACACAACTTCTGGGTAGCCAGATAGCTTCACCGCTGTCCAGCAACACTTCAACGGCGGCGGTGCGTATACCGGCAGGGATGCGTTGTGGGAGAGCAGGCAGGCTACGCACACGCCCGATCCGCCCAAGGTGATCGTGGTCGAGCAGTCGCACCGTGGCCCCGATCCGTAATGGTGGCCGCGGTGGTTCAAGTGATGCGTTGCTGCTTCGGGACAGGGGGATGATGACTCGTGGTCGACGGTGTGGATGGCGAAGACTGGTACTACTCTCGATGTAGACTTCGCGCCGATCATTGCCGGCAAGTAATTCAAACAACGGTTTTGCCATCGGTGCACTGCCTATCCCTTCGGTCAACACAATTGTCAGTGGCGAGTCAGTCTGGGAAACCCATTGCCAGTTACGCAGACCGGGAAGAAAAGGCAGACGCTTTGTCCATTGGAAAAACTCACGCAGGACACTTTCGCTGATACTACCGATAATGATGCCACGAACCTGATTTTCAACCGCTTTGCGGAGTGCAGCAGCACTGATCCCGCTCCCCCCGATGAGCACAGCATACATGCTTTGCGCATCAATCATCGCCTCGGTGATTGGCTCGCCCGGATCAAGGGTGAGCAGGCGGGTGACACCGTAACAATCATTTCCCAGGCTGGCGATCCCGAAGATTTGGGCTGCCGGGGTTTCGATGACTACCCGTTGTTGATCGATGATTTCCATCACAATACCGCGAATGCCGGCTGTTACGGTGATTTGCTGTGGTTCTGGCTGAAGAATTGCATAACCGGTTGCAGGATCGACGGCGTAGAGGATGCCATTAACCGGGCTAAGGACACGGCGACTCAGCAGGCCGCGCCGGCGCGCCAGGACGGCACCGGCATTTACCGGCTGACCTATCGGTGCGACGACGGCACGAGCGGCCTGATCGGGTGGTAACGCCAGTGCCTGCGCAAGGTTAATCATGTATGGAGGATTGTGCTTCTGACCACGAGCCACAATATCGTCAGGCTCGACGCGACCACCCTGTCTAACCAGAATTTCCCCCGGTTGGGGAAGTGTGCGATCAAGGCGAGCTACCGTGCTCTTGATAACCGGCGGTACACCATCGGGTACGTACAGCATAGTGTTTCCGTGTGTGGTGCAGGGGTGTTAACTCTGCGCAATTATACCATGTTCGCAGTGCAGACACGCAAGGTACAGTTTACTATCAGCGTTCATCTCGTGCGTTCACGAGTAGTGATCTGTCAGATGACGAGCCTTTTGCGCCTGGTGATGCATGACTCGTTTCATTTGCAATGTTTGGGCAACGATTGCCTACAGGCTAATATCTGGACTACGTTACTGCAATTATCGATCACGGTTTTCACAGCATTGGTGAGATAACCTGATGTATGTCTCGTCAGTATATCTTGACCGGTACGCCGAGATCGGCCCATTCGTAAAGCCACTGGGCATCATCGATCCGTAAATTAATACAACCGTGTGACATCCGCACGCCACTGCCGTGGGCGTTATGCCAGTAGGTTCCGTGGAGAGCAACTCCACCGACGACATACTGAACCCACGGCACATTGGGTACATACCAGCATTCACCACCGAGGCAGCCACTCATTGTTTGTTGGGGTAAGCGGTAGTAGATGGTGAAATCGCCGCGTGGTGTATTGAAACCGTCGCGTCCGGTGGCAACCGGTGCTGAAAAGACTAACAGGTTGTCCTCGTAGGCGAAGAGGTATTGGCGCGCCAGATCGACTTCAATGCGGCGTGACCATAAACCGGGACTCCAATCAACGGCACCAGGGAGACGGGCAACCGGTGTTGTGTTGATGCCGTGCAATGTGGCGATTTGAAGACCGAGATCATCAATTTGAACTTCAAAGAGGCTATCAAGATCGAGGCCGTAGATGGCTTGCTGTTGACGGAAGAAAGGCGCGAGTGATTCCGGTCGGTAGAGAAAACGGGCGCGCTCGAAGTATTGGACAAGCGTGCCGTTCTCGTCACGTTCTTCGCTGAGGGGAAAGCCGAAGACCGGCAAGCCGCCATGGCGCTCCCAGAATTCAAAGAATTCACCACGCAGAGTGTAGCCGGTTTCCGGGAAGAAGGCACCGATTGCGGTGTCGGTCGCGGGCGGAGGGATTGTGGGCTGGTGTGCCAGCCATTCGCGTCCGATCAGACCAAGCTGCACCTGCTGAGGTGTGCCGGCGTATTCGGGGTGGTACTCAAAACGGGCACGTTCAAAGTATTGGACAATCCGGCCATCAATGACCAGTTCTTCACTGATCGGCATGCCGAAGGTGTGAAGCTGACCATTAGCCCGCCAGAAATCGAGAAAGCCGACCCGGTTTGAGAGATGATGGCCGGTAGCTGGAAAGTAGACGGTGCGAACGACCGGTAATTGTTTTGACCAGGTCGCTGATCCTGCCGTAGCCGGGTTGATCCAGTACAACCAGAGTAGCAGGCTACATCCGATCAAACCGGCCAGGATAAATTGAGTGGGTGATGCGTGGCGACCAATCCGCATAGGCAACTCTGAACAATGGCGCTCGTTGGTGGAAAAACTGTCGTCTTTGAGTTTGTCATCCGTTCGAGAAATGGTGTAATTCGGGCGAGATTGTGACTCGTCTCAATGTGCGGCTTTTCTCTGTGTTGGCTTGTGTACTTATTCACTTCGGGCGATCACGCAGGTATTATATCAGGTTAAGATGGGTTATTTTCTTCAAAATCGCTTAAAACTTTTTTCAATATGGTTTTCGTTTGTGATCAGCCGGGATGTGACGGTGTGGGGACATAAATTAGCGCCAACTAGAAGTTGTCTCAAATTACTGACGGATCACATGATCGTGAGGAGCACACACAGTATCCCCGTGACCGGCAGGGTTAACGGCAAGCCACGCGCCGGATCGTGAGCACGGCTGTCGACTCCACACGCTGCGACACGCGCATGACAAGCGGGCAAGGTACCCCATCCGACGCCTGATGACACGACCGGAGCTGCGCTCTGCCAATGGGTCAGGAGCAGGGTAGGCTGTCGTTAGTGATTGGTAAGCGTTCATGCGCTTGTGCGACAGGCTGGGAGCACGATAGTACAGCTTTTGTGAAATTAAGTTCTACCTCCAATTTTATCTCCCCAACGCTACGTGCCTGACAATGTTCACATTCGATATTCTCAACTCACGTTATACTACACGCAATGCGAACGATTACGATGGTAGTGCACCGGTCATTCGGGGCTGGTGGCAAACGCATGGCGTCATCTTCAGGCACCCATACATGTAAGCAGTGAGCGTCATATATGGCCGATCTCTTCACACCGCTACAGGTTGCCGGTCGGCAGTTGCGCAATCGGATTGTGATGGCGCCGGCACCGAGTGGGCTGGCCGGTTCTGATGGCTTTTGCCATAGCGCTCTGATCAGTTATTACGAGCGACGAGCAAAGGCCGGGGTAGGTCTGATTGTTACTGAACCGATGCTTATTTGTGCGCCATCAACACCGACGAGTCATCTCGGTATCTGGCACGATTGTTTTGTTCCTGCACTCCGGCGGCTTTCAGCCGCAGCCCATGCGTTTGGGAGCCGGATTGTCTTTTTGCTGGAAGTTCCGCTTGCTGATATAGCAATGCCCATGCTCGTTGAGAGCTACGTACAGGGTGCCTGGCGTGCATTAGCCGCCAGTGCAGATGGCGTATTCATCTCGGTTGCCGATGGTGGATTGTTAGCGACGATCATTGCGGCAAATCGGCAGTCGGGTAACGGCAGGCAAATACCGATCACTGAACGTATTCTGCCGTTACTGACTATCATTGAACAGATTCGCCGAAACTATGGTCGTCACATATGGGTTGGGTTGCGTATGCCGGCAGCGGAACTGGTGGCGGATGGCCTGACCCACCAGGATGCCCGGCTGATTGCCCGACGGGCCGTGGCTGCCGGTGCGCAATTTCTGGATGTGACGATTAATCGTTATTCGCCTGATGTAGCACGCTTTCCGGGCTGGACGCTCCCCCTGGTTGCGAGTATCCATCGTATCGCCAGTGAAGCAGTTGTGATTGGCTCCGGGCAATTGAGTGATCCGTGGCTGGCCGATGCGGCCATTCAGGACGGAAGTGTTGATTTGGTCATGCTGTGTACCGCTCTGCGGCTCTTGCCTGAATGGCCGCAACTGGCACGCCGGGTGCTGGGAATGGTCAGCGTAAAATGACCAGCATGACTCCTGCCGCCACTGCCGATCCGATCACGCCGGCAACGTTTGGACACATTGCCTGCCAGATTAAGAAGTTGTGCCGATCCTCTGCCTGCGCAACGGTATGCGCAACTCGTGCCGACATTGGGACGGCTGACACGCCAGCCGCGCCGATCAGCGGATTGATTTTGTTACGGGTAAAGAGATTGTAAAATTTGGCGAACAAGACACCGCCTGCGGTCGAGATGGCAAATGCGCAGGCACCAAGGGCAAAGATGGCGATAGATCGCGGGGTGAGAAAGTTGCTGGCCTGCGTACTGGCACCGACGGTCAGACCGAGCATAATGGTCACGCTATCGATCAGGGCGCTGCGTGCTGTTTTGGCCAGTCGTTCGGTGACACCGCTCTCTTTGAGGAGATTGCCGAAGAAGAGCATGCCAAGCAGCGGTAATGTATCCGGGACGATGAGCACACAGACGATCAGGCCAATGATCGGGAACAGGATACGTTGTGTGCGGCTGACCTCGGCGGGTGGTGGCATGCGGATCAGGCGCTCTTCGCGGGTGGTGAGCAGGCGCATGATCGGTGGTTGAATGACCGGCACCAGGGCCATGTACGAGTAGGCAGAGACGGCAATCGCGCCGAGGAGATCAGGTGCGAGCCGTGAGGCAATGAAAATGGCCGTTGGCCCATCAGCCCCGCCGATGATCCCAATTGCCGCCGCAGCCCGCAGCAAACGAAGAGGATCGTTAGCGTCGGCCAGATCGAGGAACGGGAGATACTGTCCCAGAAAGACAGCCATTAAGAGCGTGAAGAAGATACCGAGCTGAGCAGCAGCACCGAGCAAGATCAGGCGCGGCTGGGCAATCAGGGCCGAGAAGTCGGTCATTGCCCCGATGCCGAGAAAGATGAGGGGCGGGAAGACGCCGGCGATGACTCCGAAGTAGATGTAGTTCAAGACGCTGCCCTGGTCGTAGACACCCTGCCCCATGCCTGGTTCAAATGGCATATTGCCGAGAATGATGCCGAATCCAATCGGTACCAGGAGGAGTGGCTCGAAGTTGCGGGCAATTGCCAGATAGACGAACACACAGCCGACGACGATCATCAACAGATTGCCCCATGCCAGATGGGCAATCCCGCTTGCTTCAAAAAAACCAATCAGCCATTCCATCAGGCAAACTCCAGGAGTGGTTGACCTTGACGCACCGAGTCGCCGACTTTCACATTGATGGCACGGATGGTGCCGGCAATCGGTGAGCTAACGTTAGAATTCATCTTCATTGCCTCAATCACGACCAGCGGATCATTTTCCTTTACCTGATCGCCGACATTTACCTTGATTTCGGCCACGATGCCGGCAATGGGTGATACCAGCACGCCTGGGCCGGTTGGATTTGGTGAGGTCGGCCTTGGTGCAGAGTCGGTGCGTGTCGGCGATTGTGGCGGTGGTACGGCATTCACACTGGTTGGAGCATGCAACGCTGGCTCGTCATCGTCGGCTAATACCTCGACTTCGACCTCGTAGGTGATACCGTTGACAGTGATGCGTAAGCGCTTCATATGCTCTCCGTCATGCAGGGTCGTCCTTTTGATCTACACGCCCGTTTAGCGAATATCCTGCAACGACTGATGCAATCTTATCGGCGTAACTGGCGATTAGCCATTACGCTGATGCGGCCCAGTCGTGCCCAGTTCACCGATAGTTGTCGGTAGTAGCGCACACGCAAGATACGTACCGGCTGGTCGAGTGCCGTCACTGCCGCTGCGGTCAGGATGGCAATGAGTTGGGGATCGAGTTGATCGGCAGCGACAGGATTCCTCTCTGGTTTGGATGGCGGTGTGATAGTATCTGGCGTGGTTGAGCGGAAGAGTCGTTGCGTGGCATTGAGTGCGCCTAAGACCAGAGCCACAATTATTAACACGATGAAGACGATGCTTATACCGGTAATCGCGATCTGCAAGCCGGTCAGGAGCGGATTAGCGCCAGGATCGACCATAGACTCTCCTTTGAGATTTAGAGCGGAACCAGGCCGTGCTTCTTTTGCGGACGGAACTCACGTTTGGTGCGCAGCGAGGCCAGGGCCAGGCTGAGGTAGCGGCGGGTTTCGCTGGGGGCAATGATGCTATCGATAAGGTTGCGACCGGCACCGACGTAGGGTGAGGCAAACTCAGCCCGGTACTGGCGTACAAATTCGGCACGCGCCGCAGCCGGGTCGTCCGCCTGCTTGATCTGGTCGCGGTAGATGATGTTAACCGCGCCCTCTGGCCCCATGACCGCGATTTCGGCGCCTGGCCAGGCGGCTACCCGATCCGCCCCCAGGTCTTTGCCGCACATGGCCAGGTAGGCGCCGCCGTAGGCTTTGCGCAGGATGATTGATATTTTCGGTGTGGTTGCGGCGGAGTAGGCGAAGAGCATCTTCGCGCCGTGCCGAATGATGCCGCCGCGTTCCTGGGCAACGCCGGGCAGGAAGCCTGGGACGTCAATAAATGTGATGAGTGGAATGTTGAAGGCGTTGCAAAAACGGACAAAACGCGCTATCTTATCCGAAGCGTCAATATCGAGTACTCCTGCCATCACCATCGGCTGATTGGCAACAATTCCAACGGTACTGCCGTCGATGCGGGCAAACCCGATTACGGCGTTGTCGGCGAAGCCACGCTGGACTTCGAGAAAGTCCCCATCATCAACGATCCGCTTGATGATGGGTATGACATCGTATGGTTCACGTGGATCAGCGGGGATGATGGTGTCGAGCACCGGATCGTTGAACAGGCGCAGTTCGCCGTCACCGCGATCAGGTGGGTCTTCGAGGTTGTTCGCCGGTAGGAAACTCAGCAGTCGCTTGCAGATTGCAATTGCTTCCACATCGTTCTCAGCAATGAAATGGGCAACGCCGCTACGTACTTGAGCTTCAGGGCCGCCGAGTTCGTCACCGGTGACGTGTTCGCCGGTCACTTGTTTGAGTACTTCCGGGCCGGTGATGAACATCTCGCTGCCCCGCACCATGATGATGAAGTCCATCAAAGCCGGCGAATAGGCGGCACCGCCCGCGCATGGCCCGGCGATAATGGCGATTTGGGGTACTACTCCGGAGAGCAGGACGTTGCGGTAGAAGATGCGACCATAGCCACTGAGGGCATCAATGCCCTCCTGGATGCGAGCACCGCCGCTATCGTTGATGGTGATAAACGGCGAACCGCATTTGAACGCGAGATCCATCGTCTGACAGATCTTATCGGCGTGCATCTCGCCGACCGAGCCGCCGGCAACGGTAAAGTCCTGAGCGGCAACAAAGACCTGGCGGCCATCAACACTGCCACAACCGGTGATGACGCCTTCAGCCGGTATCTCCTTGTCGGCCATGCCAAAGGCGGTACAGCGGTGACGGGCAAAGAGGAAGAGTTCCTGAAACGTTTCCGGTTCAATCAGCAGGTGAATACGTTCGCGGGCAGTCAGTTTACCGGCTTGATGCTGGCGTGCGATACGGTCTGGGCCACCGCCCTGTTCCAGGCGCTGCCGGTACTGGCGCAGGGATTCAATGCGAGCACGCATCGTTGGCGGTGCTTGTCGGGCCAGCTCTTGTTGAGTCATCGCAACCCTCCCTTGGATTCATTGCTTCACTCGCCTGGCGCTGTCTATGCAGGGAGTGAACATCGGTGTCAGGGTTGAGCGCTGTGGGGGATGTACAGAAGTCAGTATAGCACTCGCAATTGTTGCGAGCGGTAAGATCGGGTCATTCTTTGCTAACTGTGCATTGTCGTTGTATTCACGGAGTGAACAGATGACAACCATTCCATTTCGTCAAGCAGGGTTTGTGGTAACGGTGCTGGCAGTGTCAGTGCTGCTGGCGAAAGGGACGTGGTTTTCCGCTTCAGCCGTCATTCCGGCATTGACTGCCGAATGGGCCTTGAACGACACAGTTCGGGCATGGCTCACGATGTCGGTGCAGTTGGGTTTTGCCTGTGGCGCGTTTATCTCGGCAGTGCTGGGATTGGCGGATCGCTGGCCGACCCACTGGTTTTTTGCCGGTTCAGCCTTGCTGGCGGCGTTGTGTACGGCGTTGATTGCGTGGTGGGCCAATGGCCCTCTACTGGCGTTACCACTGCGTTTTTTGACGGGCATGGCACTGGCTGGAGTGTATCCGGTTGGGATGAAAATCATGGCGACATGGACGCAACGGGGGCGTGGGCTGGCAATCGGGGTGTTGGTCGGAGCACTGACTGTCGGTTCGGCCTCGCCGCATCTGCTGAATGTTATGGGTGGGATTGATGACTGGCGGCGGACGTTGTTGATGGCTGCCGGTCTGGCAGTTGTGGGTGGGCTGATCGTTGCGCTTATGGTACGCGAAGGGCCACTACGCACAGCGGCACCGCGTTTCAGTTGGTCGCAGGTGGTGGACGTGGCACGTGAACGACCGGTGTTGCTGGCGAATCTGGGGTATCTGGGCCATATGTGGGAGCTGTACGCGGCGTGGGCATGGTTGCCGCTTTTCCTGCTGGCCAGCTTCGAGGAGCGCGGTATCGCGGCGTCGTGGGCGGGCCTGGTGGCTTTTGCCGCGATTGCAATGGGTGGGCTGGGGAGTGTGCTGGCCGGGCTGCTTGCCGACCGGATCGGGCGAACGACCATCACGATAGCAGCAATGGCGGTGAGTGGCAGTTGCGCACTCGCGATAGGCTTTACCTTTGGCGGAGAACCATGGGTGGTTGCTGTACTGGCGATGGTATGGGGATTAACGATTGTTGCCGACTCGGCCCAATTCTCGGCAGCGGTAAGCGAACTCTCACCGCCGGGCCGTACCGGTACGGCGCTGACGTTGCAGACCAGTCTGGGGTTTCTGCTCACCCTGATCACCATCTGGCTCATCCCACCACTGGTCAATCTGGTTGGCTGGCGGTGGGCCTTTGCCGGGCTGGCAGTTGGCCCGGCAATCGGGATTTGGGCGATGGCGACGCTGCGGCGTTCGCCGGCAGCGGCA
This genomic window from Chloroflexus aurantiacus J-10-fl contains:
- a CDS encoding response regulator, which encodes MTYRIVVVARANPTLRSLPEALAGDAEVQMFTSANDALWSISTEPPDLVLSEIDLDEMSGLDLAEIVPNFDPNTRVLLWGNNLSSTDRERAQTAGVSSVLTGELSLDMVRHAIHTALNTPRTEPLPATPAPAPAPTEAVREVAKPVESTPTPPAKSEPVRSTSGETPTDSSPRRQFTPARVVLPSRAEREAAERAAREAAEREAAEREAAERAARETASTRGGLAARSRAAAERRTQSPAPSSAPGSTSTPPPAPPSTWRSDGHNLIVTEQNIAAIRSVMSQLGQDLGTQSIMLTDRAGMILVETGDKGNLPLMIVLPLLSTGFSTTGEVARQLREEDATSVYIHEGVNIDLYCFDVAQRFLLVLVFNKRVASSKIGAVWVNAKRAIRELRDVLAR
- a CDS encoding L,D-transpeptidase; translated protein: MRIGRHASPTQFILAGLIGCSLLLWLYWINPATAGSATWSKQLPVVRTVYFPATGHHLSNRVGFLDFWRANGQLHTFGMPISEELVIDGRIVQYFERARFEYHPEYAGTPQQVQLGLIGREWLAHQPTIPPPATDTAIGAFFPETGYTLRGEFFEFWERHGGLPVFGFPLSEERDENGTLVQYFERARFLYRPESLAPFFRQQQAIYGLDLDSLFEVQIDDLGLQIATLHGINTTPVARLPGAVDWSPGLWSRRIEVDLARQYLFAYEDNLLVFSAPVATGRDGFNTPRGDFTIYYRLPQQTMSGCLGGECWYVPNVPWVQYVVGGVALHGTYWHNAHGSGVRMSHGCINLRIDDAQWLYEWADLGVPVKIY
- a CDS encoding NADH:flavin oxidoreductase; amino-acid sequence: MADLFTPLQVAGRQLRNRIVMAPAPSGLAGSDGFCHSALISYYERRAKAGVGLIVTEPMLICAPSTPTSHLGIWHDCFVPALRRLSAAAHAFGSRIVFLLEVPLADIAMPMLVESYVQGAWRALAASADGVFISVADGGLLATIIAANRQSGNGRQIPITERILPLLTIIEQIRRNYGRHIWVGLRMPAAELVADGLTHQDARLIARRAVAAGAQFLDVTINRYSPDVARFPGWTLPLVASIHRIASEAVVIGSGQLSDPWLADAAIQDGSVDLVMLCTALRLLPEWPQLARRVLGMVSVK
- a CDS encoding sodium ion-translocating decarboxylase subunit beta, with amino-acid sequence MEWLIGFFEASGIAHLAWGNLLMIVVGCVFVYLAIARNFEPLLLVPIGFGIILGNMPFEPGMGQGVYDQGSVLNYIYFGVIAGVFPPLIFLGIGAMTDFSALIAQPRLILLGAAAQLGIFFTLLMAVFLGQYLPFLDLADANDPLRLLRAAAAIGIIGGADGPTAIFIASRLAPDLLGAIAVSAYSYMALVPVIQPPIMRLLTTREERLIRMPPPAEVSRTQRILFPIIGLIVCVLIVPDTLPLLGMLFFGNLLKESGVTERLAKTARSALIDSVTIMLGLTVGASTQASNFLTPRSIAIFALGACAFAISTAGGVLFAKFYNLFTRNKINPLIGAAGVSAVPMSARVAHTVAQAEDRHNFLIWQAMCPNVAGVIGSAVAAGVMLVILR
- a CDS encoding biotin/lipoyl-containing protein, giving the protein MKRLRITVNGITYEVEVEVLADDDEPALHAPTSVNAVPPPQSPTRTDSAPRPTSPNPTGPGVLVSPIAGIVAEIKVNVGDQVKENDPLVVIEAMKMNSNVSSPIAGTIRAINVKVGDSVRQGQPLLEFA
- a CDS encoding OadG family protein; translated protein: MVDPGANPLLTGLQIAITGISIVFIVLIIVALVLGALNATQRLFRSTTPDTITPPSKPERNPVAADQLDPQLIAILTAAAVTALDQPVRILRVRYYRQLSVNWARLGRISVMANRQLRR
- a CDS encoding acyl-CoA carboxylase subunit beta — protein: MTQQELARQAPPTMRARIESLRQYRQRLEQGGGPDRIARQHQAGKLTARERIHLLIEPETFQELFLFARHRCTAFGMADKEIPAEGVITGCGSVDGRQVFVAAQDFTVAGGSVGEMHADKICQTMDLAFKCGSPFITINDSGGARIQEGIDALSGYGRIFYRNVLLSGVVPQIAIIAGPCAGGAAYSPALMDFIIMVRGSEMFITGPEVLKQVTGEHVTGDELGGPEAQVRSGVAHFIAENDVEAIAICKRLLSFLPANNLEDPPDRGDGELRLFNDPVLDTIIPADPREPYDVIPIIKRIVDDGDFLEVQRGFADNAVIGFARIDGSTVGIVANQPMVMAGVLDIDASDKIARFVRFCNAFNIPLITFIDVPGFLPGVAQERGGIIRHGAKMLFAYSAATTPKISIILRKAYGGAYLAMCGKDLGADRVAAWPGAEIAVMGPEGAVNIIYRDQIKQADDPAAARAEFVRQYRAEFASPYVGAGRNLIDSIIAPSETRRYLSLALASLRTKREFRPQKKHGLVPL
- a CDS encoding MFS transporter, which codes for MTTIPFRQAGFVVTVLAVSVLLAKGTWFSASAVIPALTAEWALNDTVRAWLTMSVQLGFACGAFISAVLGLADRWPTHWFFAGSALLAALCTALIAWWANGPLLALPLRFLTGMALAGVYPVGMKIMATWTQRGRGLAIGVLVGALTVGSASPHLLNVMGGIDDWRRTLLMAAGLAVVGGLIVALMVREGPLRTAAPRFSWSQVVDVARERPVLLANLGYLGHMWELYAAWAWLPLFLLASFEERGIAASWAGLVAFAAIAMGGLGSVLAGLLADRIGRTTITIAAMAVSGSCALAIGFTFGGEPWVVAVLAMVWGLTIVADSAQFSAAVSELSPPGRTGTALTLQTSLGFLLTLITIWLIPPLVNLVGWRWAFAGLAVGPAIGIWAMATLRRSPAAARLAGGRG